One region of Chryseobacterium sp. C-71 genomic DNA includes:
- a CDS encoding T9SS type A sorting domain-containing protein: MRGKITLLLFAVPCFGFAQSVIGNINSGAVSADNFTHSVGEIYVIPTDPDQNNSGTMGMLYQTVLQVLGVSELEKETVKIYPNPTADFVYVKLNSKSKIDEVEIYDFAGRLVLKTKLQSDKLDLRTLSQGTYMMTFKNPDIKPIKIIKKP; the protein is encoded by the coding sequence ATGCGAGGAAAAATTACTCTGTTGTTATTTGCAGTACCATGCTTCGGATTTGCCCAGTCAGTAATTGGCAACATCAATTCCGGAGCTGTATCTGCAGATAATTTCACGCATTCTGTAGGAGAAATCTATGTGATTCCTACAGATCCTGACCAAAACAATTCGGGAACAATGGGAATGCTTTATCAGACTGTATTACAGGTTTTGGGCGTAAGTGAATTGGAAAAAGAGACTGTAAAAATCTACCCGAATCCTACCGCTGATTTCGTTTATGTAAAATTAAATTCAAAATCAAAAATCGACGAAGTTGAAATATACGACTTTGCAGGAAGACTTGTCTTAAAAACAAAATTACAGTCAGACAAATTAGATTTAAGAACATTGAGTCAAGGCACTTACATGATGACGTTCAAAAATCCTGACATCAAGCCAATTAAAATTATTAAAAAACCTTAA
- a CDS encoding NADP-dependent isocitrate dehydrogenase, with translation MSEKSKIYYTLTDEAPMLATHSFLPIVKAFTKPANIEIAVPDISLAGRILANFPEFLKDDQKINDALAQLGELATQPDANIIKLPNISASAPQLDAAIAELQAKGFAVPNYPAEPKNDEEKAIKAKYAKVLGSAVNPVLREGNSDRRAPKAVKNYAKTNPHRMGDWASDSKTDVAHMNSGDFYGTETSTTLENATKYKIVFKGNDGAETLLKDFADLKAGEVIDSSVMNLNSLKSFVKEAIQEAKDKNVLLSAHLKATMMKISDPIVFGAIVETFFKDVFTKYAETFDSLDVNPNNGLADLFDKIKGNAQEAEIKADIEAALANGPRVAMVNSDKGITNFHVPSDIIVDASMAALVRGGGKMWNKEGKEEDTVCIIPDRSYAGFYQSVIDDMKAHGKLDPTTMGSVPNVGLMAQKAEEYGSHDKTFQASAEGTVEVQDENGNVLLSQKVETGDIFRMCQTKDAPIQDWVKLAVNRARLSDTPAIFWLDKGRAHDREMIKKVEKYLADHDTNGLDIKILDVKDAMTETLKRAREGKDTISVSGNVLRDYLTDLFPILELGTSAKMLSIVPLMNGGGLFETGAGGSAPKHVEQFLEEGYLRWDSLGEFLALQASLEHLAQTQGNTKAQVLADALDEANAKFLATDKSPARKVGQIDNRGSHFYLAMYWAEALANQTADVELANQFAPVAEALQESEEVINSELIGAQGKPQNIDGYYKTDTFKTYEAMRPSTVLNEIIDGI, from the coding sequence ATGTCAGAAAAATCAAAAATCTATTACACACTTACAGATGAGGCTCCAATGTTGGCAACACACTCGTTTTTACCGATTGTAAAAGCGTTTACAAAACCAGCAAACATTGAAATCGCCGTTCCGGATATTTCTTTGGCAGGAAGAATTTTAGCAAACTTCCCTGAGTTTTTGAAAGATGATCAGAAAATCAATGACGCTTTAGCTCAATTGGGTGAATTAGCGACTCAGCCTGACGCAAACATTATCAAATTACCAAATATTTCTGCTTCTGCACCACAGCTAGATGCTGCAATCGCTGAATTACAAGCTAAAGGTTTCGCAGTTCCAAACTATCCTGCAGAACCGAAAAATGACGAGGAAAAAGCCATCAAAGCTAAATATGCTAAAGTATTAGGAAGTGCTGTAAATCCTGTGTTAAGAGAAGGAAACTCTGACAGACGTGCTCCAAAAGCCGTTAAAAACTATGCAAAAACAAACCCACACAGAATGGGCGACTGGGCATCTGACAGCAAAACTGACGTTGCTCACATGAACAGCGGAGATTTCTACGGAACTGAAACTTCGACGACTCTTGAGAACGCTACAAAATATAAAATCGTTTTTAAAGGTAATGACGGTGCAGAAACTTTATTAAAAGATTTCGCAGATCTAAAGGCCGGAGAAGTGATCGATTCTTCTGTAATGAATTTAAATTCTTTGAAATCTTTCGTTAAGGAAGCGATTCAAGAAGCTAAAGATAAAAATGTATTACTTTCGGCTCACCTGAAAGCTACGATGATGAAAATCTCTGATCCAATCGTTTTCGGAGCGATCGTTGAGACTTTCTTCAAAGATGTTTTCACTAAATATGCTGAGACTTTCGATTCTTTAGATGTAAATCCAAACAACGGTCTTGCTGACCTTTTCGATAAAATCAAAGGAAATGCTCAGGAAGCTGAAATCAAAGCGGATATTGAAGCGGCTTTGGCAAACGGACCAAGAGTGGCAATGGTAAATTCTGATAAAGGAATTACGAATTTCCACGTTCCTTCTGACATCATTGTTGATGCATCTATGGCTGCTTTGGTAAGGGGCGGTGGAAAAATGTGGAACAAAGAAGGGAAAGAAGAAGATACAGTTTGTATCATCCCTGATCGTTCTTACGCAGGTTTCTATCAGTCAGTGATTGATGATATGAAAGCACACGGAAAATTAGACCCTACCACAATGGGTTCTGTTCCGAACGTTGGTTTGATGGCTCAAAAAGCTGAAGAATACGGATCTCACGACAAGACTTTCCAGGCATCTGCTGAAGGAACAGTTGAAGTTCAGGACGAAAACGGAAACGTTCTTCTTTCTCAAAAAGTTGAGACCGGAGATATTTTCAGGATGTGTCAGACGAAAGATGCTCCGATTCAGGATTGGGTAAAATTAGCTGTAAACAGAGCAAGACTTTCTGATACTCCGGCAATTTTCTGGTTAGACAAGGGAAGAGCGCACGACAGAGAAATGATCAAAAAAGTTGAAAAATATCTTGCTGACCATGATACAAACGGATTGGATATCAAAATTCTTGATGTTAAAGATGCAATGACGGAAACGTTGAAAAGAGCAAGAGAAGGAAAAGATACGATTTCTGTTTCAGGAAATGTATTGAGAGATTATCTTACAGACCTTTTCCCAATTCTTGAGCTAGGAACTTCTGCTAAAATGCTTTCTATCGTTCCATTGATGAATGGTGGTGGTTTGTTCGAAACTGGAGCTGGAGGTTCTGCTCCAAAACACGTTGAGCAATTCTTAGAAGAAGGTTATTTAAGATGGGATTCTTTAGGTGAATTCTTAGCTTTACAAGCATCTTTAGAACATTTAGCACAAACTCAAGGAAATACGAAAGCTCAGGTTCTTGCGGATGCATTGGATGAAGCAAATGCTAAATTCTTAGCGACTGATAAATCTCCTGCAAGAAAAGTAGGACAAATCGATAACAGAGGTTCTCATTTCTATCTGGCAATGTATTGGGCAGAAGCTTTGGCTAACCAAACTGCTGATGTTGAATTGGCAAATCAATTTGCTCCGGTTGCAGAAGCATTGCAGGAAAGCGAAGAAGTGATCAATTCTGAATTAATTGGCGCTCAAGGTAAGCCTCAAAATATTGATGGATACTACAAAACTGATACTTTCAAAACGTATGAGGCAATGAGACCAAGTACGGTTTTAAATGAAATTATTGACGGAATTTAA
- a CDS encoding MFS transporter encodes MKTLKEKNQFIATILAFAVIPMSGLATDIYLPSMPSMATELHQPESSIQLTLSIFLISYGLTQFFAGSVVDSFGRFRVSAISLALFVVSFLITALTKDILVIYAMRVLQGILSGFAVVSKRAFFVDVYEGEKRKHYLSIMTIVWSVGPIIAPFIGGYLQKLFGWQSNFYVLAAYSLILLIFELVFSGETLKIQKPFNFNYVLKEYDLMFRTKDFFYGMLMCGVSYAMVIFFNLCGAFIIEHKMGYSEVVAGYVSLILGFAWMTGGFLGKALIKKAFLPKIRYANFIQIFLIVAMIFCSFYLNNIFTLVAFAFVIHVTAGFIFNNYFAYCIGRFPDSAGIAGGLTGGVAFIITSAISYGIVALIKPEIQLEVAQGYFVLGVLGLIILSITKLRKAHI; translated from the coding sequence ATGAAAACGCTCAAAGAAAAAAATCAGTTTATTGCTACGATATTGGCTTTTGCCGTAATTCCGATGTCGGGTTTGGCAACAGATATTTATCTTCCATCAATGCCGAGTATGGCTACAGAGCTTCATCAGCCGGAAAGCAGCATTCAGCTTACACTTTCTATATTCTTAATCAGTTATGGGCTTACTCAGTTTTTTGCAGGAAGTGTTGTCGACTCGTTCGGTAGGTTCCGGGTTTCTGCCATTTCTCTGGCTTTGTTTGTTGTTAGTTTTTTGATTACTGCTTTGACGAAAGATATTTTGGTAATTTATGCAATGCGCGTTTTGCAGGGGATTTTGTCAGGATTTGCAGTTGTCTCGAAAAGGGCATTTTTTGTCGATGTTTATGAAGGCGAAAAGCGAAAACATTATCTGAGCATCATGACCATTGTTTGGTCTGTAGGTCCCATCATTGCTCCTTTTATTGGTGGTTATCTTCAGAAATTATTTGGATGGCAATCTAATTTTTATGTTTTAGCAGCATATAGTTTGATTTTACTGATTTTTGAATTGGTTTTTTCCGGAGAAACTTTAAAAATCCAGAAGCCTTTTAATTTCAATTATGTACTTAAGGAATATGATCTGATGTTCCGGACAAAAGATTTCTTTTACGGAATGCTGATGTGCGGAGTGAGTTATGCAATGGTGATTTTCTTTAATTTGTGTGGAGCTTTTATCATCGAACACAAGATGGGATATTCCGAAGTTGTTGCAGGATATGTTTCATTGATTCTCGGCTTTGCCTGGATGACAGGAGGATTTTTAGGTAAAGCTTTAATTAAAAAAGCATTTCTTCCGAAAATTAGATATGCAAATTTTATTCAGATCTTTTTAATTGTAGCAATGATTTTCTGCTCTTTTTACCTGAATAATATTTTTACATTGGTTGCATTTGCGTTTGTTATACATGTGACGGCAGGATTTATCTTTAATAATTATTTTGCGTACTGCATTGGAAGATTTCCTGATTCTGCGGGTATTGCAGGAGGTTTGACAGGTGGAGTAGCCTTCATTATTACGTCAGCAATCAGTTACGGAATTGTAGCTTTAATTAAACCCGAAATTCAGCTTGAAGTTGCACAAGGATATTTTGTCCTGGGAGTTTTAGGATTGATTATTTTGAGTATTACGAAATTGAGAAAAGCGCATATTTGA
- a CDS encoding IS982 family transposase — MILKDQITNIFVQVDDFCKEFDFQIKHMKFQALGDQKKRRNRRSMMSDSEIITIMIGFHLGAHKTFKHYYQEIVCGYWNNLFPKALSYNRFIELQQRSFVVFALFLKEKCLGKCTGISFMDSTTLKVCRNQRIHNHKVFKGLAERGKSSMGWFYGFKLHLVCNEKGELLSFYITKGNIDDRNPKHIKKMTQQLFGKLFADKGYLSKALWEMLFADGIQLFTKLRKNMKNHIMKMEDKILLRKRAIIETINDELKNHCQVEHTRHRSVSNFMMNILGSLTAYCFFPKKPSLNLKKVNDGQLFLNFA, encoded by the coding sequence ATGATTTTGAAAGACCAAATTACAAATATTTTTGTACAAGTTGATGATTTCTGTAAAGAATTTGATTTCCAAATCAAACACATGAAATTTCAGGCGCTCGGCGACCAAAAGAAGAGAAGAAACAGAAGATCTATGATGTCGGATTCTGAAATTATTACGATTATGATTGGTTTTCATCTGGGTGCACACAAAACATTTAAGCATTATTATCAGGAAATAGTTTGTGGTTATTGGAATAATTTGTTTCCCAAAGCCCTTTCCTACAATAGATTTATAGAACTTCAGCAAAGAAGCTTTGTGGTTTTTGCCTTATTTTTGAAAGAAAAATGTCTGGGTAAATGTACTGGAATCAGCTTTATGGACAGCACAACTTTGAAAGTTTGCAGAAACCAAAGGATTCACAATCACAAAGTTTTCAAAGGTTTGGCAGAGCGAGGAAAATCTTCGATGGGTTGGTTTTATGGGTTTAAACTGCATTTGGTTTGTAATGAAAAGGGAGAACTTTTATCCTTTTATATAACGAAAGGAAATATTGATGACAGAAACCCAAAGCATATCAAAAAAATGACGCAGCAGCTTTTTGGAAAACTATTTGCCGATAAAGGATATCTTTCCAAGGCTCTTTGGGAAATGCTTTTTGCTGATGGAATCCAGCTTTTTACTAAACTTCGTAAGAATATGAAGAATCATATTATGAAAATGGAAGACAAAATTTTGCTCCGAAAAAGAGCCATCATTGAAACGATCAATGATGAATTAAAGAACCATTGTCAAGTGGAACATACTCGCCACAGAAGTGTTAGTAATTTTATGATGAATATTTTGGGGAGCTTAACTGCTTATTGTTTCTTCCCCAAAAAACCATCATTAAACTTAAAAAAAGTAAATGATGGTCAATTGTTTTTAAATTTTGCTTAA
- a CDS encoding GNAT family N-acetyltransferase codes for MENIKFNITPYQDELQLLIDDKKVGYMSISVDGRLMNVYYTKIDEDLEGRGYAKLLLDKLVNYAEEKDLMIDPECDFVRQQLENHPKRYKGIWHD; via the coding sequence ATGGAAAATATAAAATTTAATATAACACCGTATCAGGACGAACTACAACTTTTAATAGATGATAAAAAAGTAGGTTATATGTCGATTTCTGTGGACGGAAGATTGATGAATGTATATTATACCAAGATCGATGAAGATTTGGAAGGACGTGGTTACGCCAAACTTCTTTTAGATAAATTGGTCAATTATGCTGAGGAAAAAGATCTGATGATCGATCCGGAATGCGATTTTGTAAGACAGCAATTAGAAAACCACCCAAAACGCTACAAAGGAATCTGGCATGACTAA
- a CDS encoding MBL fold metallo-hydrolase has product MIYFIILVAVIAITTYLVMSQQVFGAEPKGKRLERMLKSEHYKNKQFQNLSYTPSLAEGYTMPKVMFDFFFKKKDPFLKPHHSVPAIHTNLKNLPKNEDVFIWMGHSSYYIQIDGVSFLIDPVLSNYGSPFKFFNKAFPGADLFKPQDVPNIDYLVITHDHYDHLDYPTIKAIQSKVDKVIMPLGVGAHFERWGYSEDQLLEEEWGASLNLKNNFKITFTPARHFSGRKLHRNNTLWTSYVLETPNKKLFLGGDSGYDTHFKMIGEKYGPFDYAIMENGQYNPAWKYIHALPEDVIQASIDIHAKNIIPVHSGKFALALHPWNEPLQKVTTLGKEKNLHILTPKIGEKLDLNKTDQHFQNWWE; this is encoded by the coding sequence ATGATCTATTTTATCATATTGGTTGCAGTTATTGCAATTACAACGTATTTAGTAATGTCACAGCAGGTTTTCGGAGCAGAACCAAAAGGGAAACGTTTAGAAAGAATGCTGAAATCTGAACATTATAAAAATAAACAGTTTCAGAATCTGAGTTACACGCCATCTTTAGCAGAAGGATATACAATGCCGAAAGTAATGTTTGATTTCTTCTTTAAAAAGAAAGATCCTTTTTTGAAACCACACCACAGCGTACCTGCAATCCACACTAATTTAAAAAATCTTCCGAAAAATGAGGATGTTTTTATCTGGATGGGGCATTCATCGTACTACATACAGATTGATGGGGTTTCTTTTTTGATTGATCCTGTTTTGAGTAATTACGGTTCGCCTTTTAAATTTTTCAACAAAGCTTTTCCTGGTGCAGATTTATTCAAACCTCAAGATGTTCCGAATATTGATTATCTGGTGATTACCCATGATCATTACGATCATTTGGATTATCCTACCATCAAAGCAATTCAGTCGAAAGTTGATAAAGTGATTATGCCGTTGGGAGTTGGGGCGCACTTTGAAAGATGGGGTTATAGCGAAGATCAACTTTTGGAAGAAGAGTGGGGAGCTTCTCTTAATCTTAAAAACAATTTTAAAATTACCTTCACTCCGGCAAGACATTTCTCAGGAAGAAAACTCCACAGAAATAATACATTATGGACTTCCTACGTTCTCGAAACACCGAATAAAAAACTATTTTTAGGCGGAGACAGCGGTTATGATACTCATTTTAAAATGATTGGCGAAAAATACGGTCCGTTTGACTACGCCATCATGGAGAACGGGCAATATAACCCAGCCTGGAAATACATTCATGCATTGCCGGAAGATGTTATTCAGGCGAGTATCGATATTCACGCAAAGAATATTATTCCGGTGCATTCGGGGAAATTTGCTTTGGCTCTGCATCCCTGGAATGAGCCTTTACAAAAAGTAACAACCCTTGGGAAAGAGAAAAATTTACACATTCTCACTCCGAAAATCGGTGAAAAATTAGATTTAAATAAAACAGATCAACATTTTCAGAATTGGTGGGAATAA
- a CDS encoding S41 family peptidase, with translation MKYFLTALFVLCLFSCSSVKKYNEQRVSLISPEKLREDVDFAYRKLQEIHPNLNWYISKQELDFKFDSLKTTINKPLTSTQFYFKLQPVIAKIREGHLSLRIPAKRFSKKEIKALKNKKGLFGRFEYHVEEDHLYFIENKDSIQNIKPGTELLSINGVPVSDYLKKYRQLISSDGYNTTFYPYYLKDVFFNFFVAEKGIMDSAKIETLYNDEKQILTLKRESKNKTEIEKDKAEKKRTPEKKLNDYVAATSSYNRNFKFLDKDSTIAYIKIKSFSRTFSDKFYKESFARIKNAESSYLIIDIRENYGGSLYEINQLYSYLAPEPFVLIKPSQLVSRVTPLKTNYFRKSNPLEYTYKSLAYPGYFLYQALNVYKGKDGIAYYKMKENKSTKPKENAFKGKVYVLINGGSFSASSIISSKLKFDKRVTLVGEETGGANDGTVAGFYSYQKLPNSKIDLPIGVLLVQPNITFGNTQKGVVPDIEITQNMQDIIDKKDVQLDWVKNNIQKLKDNKIQD, from the coding sequence TTGAAATATTTTTTAACCGCATTATTCGTTCTCTGTCTTTTTTCATGCAGTTCCGTAAAAAAATATAATGAACAAAGAGTAAGCTTGATCTCACCAGAAAAACTTCGTGAAGATGTAGATTTTGCCTATCGAAAACTTCAGGAAATACATCCAAATTTGAATTGGTATATTTCAAAACAAGAACTTGATTTTAAATTTGACAGTTTAAAAACCACTATCAATAAACCTCTCACTTCAACTCAGTTTTATTTTAAATTACAGCCTGTCATTGCAAAAATCCGTGAGGGACATTTATCATTGAGAATTCCTGCAAAAAGGTTTTCTAAAAAAGAAATTAAAGCTTTAAAAAACAAAAAAGGACTTTTCGGAAGATTTGAATACCACGTAGAAGAAGATCATTTATATTTTATTGAAAACAAAGATTCCATTCAAAATATTAAACCCGGAACTGAACTTTTAAGTATTAATGGTGTTCCAGTCTCAGATTATCTGAAAAAATACCGTCAATTAATAAGCAGTGACGGTTACAACACCACTTTCTATCCGTATTATCTGAAAGATGTTTTCTTTAATTTTTTCGTTGCCGAAAAAGGAATTATGGACAGTGCTAAAATTGAAACACTTTACAATGACGAAAAACAAATTTTAACATTAAAAAGAGAGTCAAAAAATAAAACAGAAATTGAAAAAGATAAAGCCGAGAAAAAACGAACTCCTGAGAAAAAGCTGAATGATTATGTGGCTGCAACAAGCTCTTATAACAGAAATTTTAAATTTTTAGATAAAGACAGTACGATTGCTTACATTAAAATAAAAAGTTTCTCCAGAACGTTTTCAGATAAATTTTACAAAGAATCTTTTGCAAGGATCAAAAATGCAGAATCTTCTTACCTCATCATCGACATTCGTGAAAATTACGGTGGATCGTTGTATGAAATCAATCAATTGTATTCTTATTTGGCTCCAGAACCTTTTGTTTTGATAAAACCTTCTCAGCTAGTTTCAAGAGTGACTCCTTTGAAAACCAATTATTTCAGAAAATCAAATCCATTGGAATACACTTACAAAAGTTTGGCTTATCCAGGATATTTCTTGTATCAGGCGCTTAACGTTTACAAAGGAAAAGACGGAATTGCATATTATAAAATGAAGGAAAATAAATCCACCAAACCAAAAGAAAACGCTTTCAAAGGAAAAGTATATGTTCTGATTAACGGCGGAAGTTTTTCGGCATCGTCTATTATTTCATCTAAATTAAAATTTGACAAGCGTGTAACGTTAGTAGGAGAAGAAACAGGTGGTGCCAATGACGGGACAGTTGCCGGATTTTATTCTTACCAAAAACTTCCCAACTCCAAAATAGATTTACCGATCGGAGTGCTTTTAGTTCAACCCAACATTACCTTTGGAAATACTCAAAAAGGTGTTGTTCCTGATATTGAGATTACCCAAAATATGCAAGATATTATTGATAAAAAAGATGTACAGCTAGATTGGGTAAAGAATAATATTCAGAAATTGAAGGATAATAAAATTCAGGATTAA
- a CDS encoding YdcF family protein, whose translation MKHFFKVLKIICFTIFTWFVIHSVYIIYDGLSDNGAQADVAVILGNKVNKDGTLSERLEKRLETGVELYQNHRIKRIIVSGGLGKEGFYEGSKMKEHLINKSIPDSVIIVDNKGDNTRLTVENTLEIQKKYGFKSLIVVSQYFHVTRTKKLFKDKGFENVSSASPRYFEWRDFYSILREFPAFYTQ comes from the coding sequence ATGAAACACTTCTTTAAAGTTTTAAAAATTATCTGTTTTACCATTTTCACATGGTTTGTCATTCACTCTGTGTACATTATTTATGATGGTTTATCTGATAACGGAGCTCAAGCAGATGTTGCAGTAATTCTTGGAAATAAAGTAAATAAAGACGGAACATTATCTGAAAGATTGGAAAAACGTCTTGAAACCGGAGTTGAATTGTATCAAAATCATCGTATTAAAAGAATAATTGTAAGTGGCGGTTTGGGAAAAGAAGGATTTTATGAAGGTTCAAAAATGAAAGAACACCTCATTAACAAAAGCATTCCAGATTCTGTCATTATCGTTGATAACAAAGGAGATAATACAAGATTAACCGTTGAAAATACTTTAGAAATTCAAAAGAAGTATGGCTTTAAAAGTCTTATCGTTGTTTCACAATATTTTCACGTAACACGAACTAAAAAATTGTTTAAAGACAAAGGATTTGAGAATGTAAGCAGTGCAAGTCCGAGATATTTTGAATGGCGGGATTTTTATTCTATTCTGAGAGAATTTCCGGCTTTTTATACACAGTAA
- a CDS encoding AraC family transcriptional regulator — MKNTFFSVQKESSEYFRNIFADSMYHIFLFDGNGKIVVDFVEYNFTGKTVFFSSPFQNIQIISEAQIDVEVLNFHSDFYCIEFHKKEVACNGLLFNNIYLFPHFSLTEQVYFEISEYFSKIQEVNHHEDFSGSVLQSYLQLILAISSREKNKLLPDKELIKDDFNELKSFQNLVEEHFLSEKNLSFYADLLHVTSNTLSKKIKSKFNKTPSQIIQERVILEAKKQIHLTRKSIKEIAVELNFNDEFHFSKYFKKYVGISPTQFRKETGISIVADLYK; from the coding sequence ATGAAAAATACATTTTTTTCTGTCCAGAAAGAGAGTTCAGAGTATTTCAGAAATATATTCGCCGATTCAATGTATCATATTTTTCTGTTTGACGGAAACGGAAAAATCGTCGTTGATTTTGTAGAATATAATTTTACCGGAAAAACTGTATTTTTTTCTTCCCCTTTTCAGAATATTCAGATTATAAGTGAAGCTCAAATCGATGTTGAAGTTCTAAATTTTCACAGTGACTTTTATTGTATAGAATTTCATAAAAAGGAAGTTGCATGCAATGGCTTACTTTTCAACAACATCTATCTTTTTCCACATTTTTCGTTGACTGAACAAGTTTATTTTGAAATTTCAGAATACTTTTCAAAAATTCAGGAAGTAAATCACCATGAAGATTTTTCAGGTTCTGTTTTACAGTCATATCTTCAGCTGATTTTAGCAATTTCTAGTCGGGAAAAGAATAAATTACTTCCGGATAAAGAATTAATTAAAGATGATTTTAACGAACTCAAATCATTTCAAAATTTGGTGGAAGAACATTTCCTTTCGGAAAAGAATCTGTCTTTTTATGCAGATTTACTTCATGTAACTTCCAACACATTAAGCAAAAAAATTAAATCTAAATTTAATAAAACCCCTTCTCAGATTATTCAGGAAAGGGTAATTCTGGAAGCGAAAAAACAGATTCATCTCACAAGAAAATCAATCAAAGAAATAGCTGTAGAACTCAATTTTAATGATGAATTTCATTTCAGTAAATATTTCAAAAAATACGTCGGTATTTCGCCTACACAATTTAGAAAAGAAACAGGAATTTCCATCGTGGCAGATTTGTACAAATAA
- a CDS encoding DUF417 family protein, with amino-acid sequence MLELLANSQKNFIHFLRISIFIVMAWIGGLKAFHYEAEGIIPFVANSPFMNFMLNNNVSDEDNYKLHKNKEGEVIPENVKWHEANGTYTFSYGLGTAIVLIGISVLLGIFYPKIGLISGILTAGMSFVTLSFLITTPEVWVPDLGGSEHGFPLLSGAGRLVIKDVIMMGAGLVIASDSAKSILNLRKV; translated from the coding sequence ATGTTAGAACTCTTAGCAAACTCACAGAAAAATTTTATTCATTTTTTAAGAATAAGCATTTTTATTGTAATGGCTTGGATCGGCGGCCTGAAAGCCTTTCATTACGAAGCGGAAGGAATTATTCCTTTTGTAGCAAACTCACCTTTTATGAATTTTATGCTGAATAACAATGTTTCAGATGAAGATAATTACAAGCTTCATAAAAACAAAGAAGGTGAAGTAATTCCCGAAAATGTAAAATGGCATGAAGCGAACGGAACATATACTTTTTCTTACGGATTAGGAACGGCAATTGTTCTGATCGGAATTTCAGTTTTATTGGGAATTTTTTATCCAAAAATTGGTTTAATAAGTGGAATTTTAACGGCAGGAATGTCTTTTGTAACTCTTTCATTTCTCATTACAACACCCGAAGTCTGGGTTCCTGATTTGGGAGGTTCCGAACACGGATTTCCGTTGCTTTCAGGAGCAGGGAGATTGGTTATAAAAGATGTCATTATGATGGGAGCAGGATTGGTGATCGCATCAGATTCCGCAAAAAGTATTTTGAATTTAAGAAAGGTGTAA
- a CDS encoding RNA polymerase sigma factor has translation MTSLEQEFLHKIEKHKGIIFKISKMYMDDKDDRDDLFQEITYQVWKAYAGFRGESEFSTWLYRIALNTAIVFLKSEKKRSFINNEDFTDYKIVQDEYDLEKEEKLSAMYKAINQLNPIDKAFIFYYLEDFSGKEIAYQMGISEGNVRVKMNRAKNKLKDILNN, from the coding sequence ATGACCTCATTAGAACAGGAATTTTTACATAAAATCGAAAAACATAAAGGAATCATTTTTAAGATTTCTAAAATGTACATGGATGATAAAGATGACCGCGACGATCTTTTTCAGGAAATTACTTATCAGGTCTGGAAAGCGTATGCAGGTTTCAGAGGTGAAAGTGAATTTTCAACCTGGCTGTACAGAATCGCTTTGAATACAGCGATTGTCTTCTTGAAATCTGAAAAGAAAAGAAGCTTTATCAACAACGAAGATTTTACTGATTACAAAATTGTGCAGGATGAATATGACCTCGAAAAAGAAGAGAAACTCTCTGCAATGTACAAAGCTATTAATCAATTAAATCCCATCGATAAAGCATTTATCTTTTATTATCTGGAAGATTTCTCAGGGAAAGAAATTGCCTACCAAATGGGGATTTCTGAAGGAAATGTACGTGTGAAAATGAACCGAGCAAAAAACAAACTGAAAGATATTTTAAATAATTAA